In a single window of the Elaeis guineensis isolate ETL-2024a chromosome 8, EG11, whole genome shotgun sequence genome:
- the LOC105037851 gene encoding uncharacterized protein — MDFEAVKRSLEAAAEETLPSPSLDTLPSKFYDAFVLHGLRVDLVEPGRLLCSMTVPPRLLNTGNFLHGGATASLVDLVGSAAFYTAGARTKGSPLEMSIAYLDAAFVHEDIEIEVKVLRAGKAVGVATVELRKKKSGKIIAHARYTKYLAVPSNL, encoded by the exons ATGGATTTTGAGGCTGTGAAGCGATCGCTGGAGGCAGCAGCGGAGGAGACCCTCCCATCCCCGTCCCTCGACACCCTCCCTTCGAAATTCTACGACGCCTTCGTTCTCCATGGCCTCCGCGTCGACCTCGTCGAGCCCGGCCGCCTCCTCTGCTCCATGACCGTCCCTCCCCGCCTCCTT AACACCGGCAACTTTCTACACGGCGGCGCCACCGCTTCACTGGTCGATTTGGTCGGGTCCGCCGCTTTCTACACGGCTGGGGCTCGGACCAAGGGTTCCCCACTGGAGATGAGCATCGCCTACTTGGATGCCGCCTTTGTCCAT GAAGACATTGAGATAGAGGTGAAGGTTCTACGGGCTGGAAAGGCTGTGGGGGTTGCCACTGTAGAGTTAAGGAAGAAGAAGTCTGGAAAGATCATAGCTCATGCGCGTTACACCAAGTACCTTGCTGTACCTAGCAATTTATAA